The genomic region TTCAAAACTGACCTTCCAACAAGGGCAGCCAAATGAGAGTCCAATTCCAAATGGTACTTGTTCAAATAAGCATTCAACTCATCTGTACCCAATACCTGCCATACATCATATGCTTCTATACCTTATTAAGTACGATATCAAGATTTTTCACGACCGGTCCATATCAAATCAAACCAGACTGTAAGGTCAAATATATACATCGACGGGCAAATATACTAAAGCAAAAAAGACAATCAGCATGAACTCAAAAGATCAGAAGAATGTAAAGTTGCAcaggaaaggaaaagaaagcaaCCAAGCTGTTAACTTCGCACAACagtttaattcattaaaactTGACAAATCATTTCTAGACCATCAGATGCATCTGCATCCGCATACTTGCGTGTATTAAAGCAACAGGACAGATCCACAAAAGAGTGCTATTAAATCATCAAAGAGTTATGTTCTAGCTTACCTTCGCAATCTTGACAAGTTGATCATAGTTATCATGCCCATAAAAGAAAGGCTCCTTGCGGAATATCTGTACAGCACAAGCCCTCAACATAAGCATCAATGTGGAAGTACACAACTTGGCATATCTTGAGGGGCATCAAATTTTTAACCTCCTCATCATCTGTCATCCACAGATGACATGCAAGAGAATCAAAATCCAATATACAGCTTCAATGAACAAAAATAACCATAGCTTGGATATTCTGGAGTCATACTAGATAAACTTCTGCATTCaagcaaagaagaaaaaataatcttgGTTTCAAGAATTATCCAACAGAGATGCCACTTATCGTGTTACATGTCCAGGTTGTAATATGCAAAAGTTCGTGTAACATGCTTGTGCGATAGAATACAAATTTCGAGCTTTGAGGAAGGAGATTTATGGAAAGGCGTACCATTCCAGCAAACATACAGCCCAGGCTCCACAAGTCCAAGGAGTAATCATAGTCTTGCAAATCAACAAGGAGTTCAGGGCCCTTAAAGTATCTGTACATTGTGGGCCAGCAAAATGAAGTAATACAGTTTAGCCAAAACTATAAGCAGCAAGATCAACTTAATATGCAGGTTTGTGCCAGTATCCATGCTTATAATCACCATTAAGAACTGCCATCATATATAGCTAAGAAATTTGGCCATCCATATGACAATTAAAGATGATCATCAGTCATCACACTAGGCAACTTCTGAAATCTATGAGCAGAGCCAGAATGAAATGCGCGCTGCTCAAAATTAAGTATCTGAAGTTTAAATAGTCAGAAGTGCACAGATATAAGTATTTCTTAATCTCAAATAAATGCTTCTTTCAGAAAATGTTGGCATGTCTTAGCAAATTTGACTACTCAAAACTCTTCGAGAATTATTATCCAATAAAACTAGttttcatataaaatcaatttatatatctttcGAGGTTTTAAATTCACTTGACTAAATCATATGTcaccttttaatttttttttgtgatatttcaATTCACCAAATGAATTCTACTGTACTAAATATAACATTGATTAATCCTAATAAACACCATAGGAATTAGATGTATAAACTATGAAGCGAAATGTATCTGCatagggagtaaattgcaataaatgcaaaacaaattaaagtcCCTACTGAACTACTTTTAAATCTCAGctgttaaaaatgaaattgatatttggAATTAAACTAGAGTCCCAAGATGTACCAATTTGACATTTGTGGGGTATCAATAAGAAATTCTGAACACTCATCTATCAATATGATATTCAGGGCAAGATTTGGATACAAACTATggttttttcaaactttttcaaTCATGTTTCCGTCAATAATTCTATAAGTTCCATTTCGTTCCTTAAATGCTTCTGTTTCACTAAATGAACCAGGGATATACCAAAATGGAGAAAGCAAAAAGCAAGTTCAGAAACTACTGTTTCAACTTAGCAAAGTGAAGAAAGCAGTTCAAATTGAACATTATAATTAAGCTACGGAAATTTACAACCTAACATAAAGGAGGTCCTAATCTTAGTTCAAAGTTACAAATGCAAATTTAACCATAGCCCCTGTAAAATGTTGCAACAGCAAAGATATTGTATTCAAGAAATTATTCATCCCATTATGGCCATAAAAGTTCAGAACTCCACTTTCTCAGAAGCTCGCAAGATATGATTCACTATCCAGGTTAAGGCCCAGGTGATCCtcataaatatcaatatcaatatCGCGAGAAGAATCCAGAGTACTGGGCGATTGTTGATTAGAATGGTAATAGCCGTATTATTTTCACTTTCACTCGGAGATGTATTACAGTTCAGACTAACTTTTTCAAGTAAAGGGGTCGTCATATGGATTGATTGAGTTTCTGGTAGTTCCGCTTCTTACtctaaaaatgaagaaagacTTGTCGGAAATCgccttggtccaaccaagcaAGGCATGGGAGTGAAGGGGCATAAAGAAAAGATTGGCTGCTTCTAAAGCTCTCTTTCTTCTCCTACGATATTTCTACTTGGATGAAAAGCGATGCGAAATGTCTGACAGCGGGGCCCGCTACTGTATTTGTTGAATCATTAAAAGGAGGCTTCCCTAAGCTGACAGGCAAGATGTCAGTATAGACAGAATTCAATCGCTTCGCTCCTCCGTTCATGGATTTCATTCTCTATCGTGGGAGTTAGGGAAGGGGGCTACTGGGAGTAGGCCGAGTGAACTACTATGGGTTCTTTTTAGAAGGCCCAGACGAACTCCAAATCTCCAGGCTAATGCAAGTAAATGCTATCTGATGAAAGTATAATGTACAAAGTCAGAAGACAACATCGTATGTAAAGCTAAGATACATGAAAGATGGCAAACCTTGAAGCAACACGAACATTATACTCTTGTCCAGGATGGTAAAACTCAGCGAGTCCCCAATCTATTAGCCGGAGTTTACGCTGCTCATGATCTATCATGACATTGTGGGGCTTCACATCTCGATGCATGATACCTTGAGAATGGCAATAATCTAAAGCCTGCatggaaaaattgaataaaactaAACATTTTCCCAATCAGCACAAATTACAACCCAATAAAACAGTTTGAAGAGCCAAACCAGCCAGAGGCCTGTGTTGGGGGGGATGCTACTAATTTGTAATGAAAACAAAGGAAATTCACATTATTGACATTAAACAACCAAATCAACTAGAAAGAAACATCCATCAAGTCACTAAACAGGTTACTAGAACTTAAGCCCAAATACCGTTTATGAGTTCGTAACTAATCAACCATGCTCGGAATCCTAACTCTGGTGCATATTCAAAATGGTAATTCAAAGCTGGTTCTCGAGATAGCGAATAACAAGAGCAGCACTTTGGAGGTTCCTTAAATTCCTAACTGAAAGATACTCCTTgtctctttttcctttccagACAAAAACAAGAACCAGCCTCTCCAATTCTAACTTTTCATGTTATTAATGAATGCGTGACAAAGATCTAAATCAAGGAGGCAACTATAGTTAAAGTTATGTCTCTAATAATGATGAAGCAACCTGAGTTAAGGTTAGGAGCATATCAGCTACTCTAAGTTGATTCCATTGTGATAGAAGTGGACatcaaagaacaaaaaacattGTTTAATCAATACAGCATCAGAGTTAACATGGATGgcagaaaacataaaaaccaCACATTGGCCAAACTGCTGGCAGTTGGCAAATACATAAGGGTGTGATCAAGTTCTTGACTATTGTATGCAACAGCAGTTAAGGgagaataaaacaaaagtaCAAGCAACCATAAATTTCACTCTCCAAAGTTTACAGAAACTGTAAATTCAGACAAGAGGAGATAGATTTACCTTCAGAAGTTCATAGATATAATATCTAATATCAAAGTCCGAAAGTGTGGGATATAGCACTTTGAAGTCTGTATTATTCACATGCTCAAATATGAGACTTGGTGTCTTTGACTGTTGATCCCTTACAATATCAAGCAACTTCACAATATTAGGGGCACCACAAAGATTCTGTAAAATCTTAATCTCCCTCTTGATCTGCACAGCAatggaaatattaattataggaTCTTTAAAGTTACAGCACCCACACCAGCAGTCACAGGCATATATAAGATCTACTAAGAAATTCATGAAATCTGaagcagaaaataaataaaagctaTCTGAAAAATTATGGGACAGTCTGCTTgttattttaagataaaataggCTAGCTATTGATTGCCATCATGAATTCTAATTTTATGGTCCAAAACTTCTGTATGCCCCTGCCTAAAATCTAAATCACTTAAGGGGTAGTGCAAGTAGGGTCGCTTCTCAGATACAGATGAGAGAATTCATTATGAcaaccacaaaaaaatatcatattgaAAGGCACAAACTACAGGAGACATTCAGTAGAAAATATGACTGCACGAATGTTATGGACAGAGAAAGATGACACGGGATAATGTTACACTCCTTTTTAGCTATATAGGCCCgaacaagaagaaatataactgCATGAATGTTATGGACGGAGCAAGACACAATTGGGTAAAGTTACACTCCATTCTTACTATATAGGTCCCAACAAGAATTGGTCAGCGACCTTTGGTTCTCTCATCATATTGTTGAGAGCAGCCATTCCACCCCGCCCctcaatgaaaataataagGGAATAAAACAGAATAGCCAAGAAACAACAGTCAGGAGCAATGAAATTCggagaaaaaagaagattaaGAAGAgacctttttcttcttgacaGGTTTAAGAATCTTGATGATGCATTTCTCGTTGGTGATGGTGTGAATACCCTCGAAAACCTCGCTATATTTTCCCCTCCCCACCTTCCTAACCACCTCATAATCGTCCTGCTCCCTGTGGCAACCAGTCAAAGCCCAAGATAATCAAACAGAAACAATAAAGCAAATAAACAAGAGCAAATTAAATATCCTAATTAAGTACCCCCATTGAACAGTTAAAGACTCGTAGTCCCAGTACTCCTTAGGGCGTATGACATTGATGTTTTGGTACACACGCGCCTTCGACGCGGCCCCAGGCCGCCTAACGGCTTTCCCGATCTTCTGCGCCATGGTTTCCGGCACGGACACGGCGGGCCGGCGGCTGATTGAGGATAACTGCTGCTGCTGCGCCTGCGGTGGCTTTTCTCTCTGTTGGTAGTGGTGTATTTTTTGACTATTTCTGGGGAACGACACAACCGGCGGTCGGGTGGCTATGTGGCGGAGGAGAGAGGTGACGGCGGAGCAGTGGTGGCGATAGACGATGAATTGGAGAGGCCTTACGGCCATCAAATGTGTTTATTCTTAACTTTTCTTGGTTGCTACAACGGATCGGAGCCCTTCTTTTTTGACTTCTTTTTCCTCAAGCGACGTCGTTTTGAGGGTGGATAAGGTGTACAAGTCTTTAGATTTTGCAGTGGGACCCGACCCTTCAGAAAATATCCTGCACTTTGTTTTATTGACAATTGTAGCAAAAATATCTTGAAACTTAATTTTAGCTCCCCACTAGTCTGTTTtcttcaatataattattactctataattaatcttgtatttataatacgaaaatttgtaattgtttaaagttttttattttttaatatttacacaCACGAACACATCCAAAATCTGAATGCGAAATTTTCTATATGAAAGTCTTGTACCTGAATCATGGAGTTGTCCCCTTGAAAACTTGTCTAAAGTTTGAAAAGTAATGGTGTGAGAATAggtctttcttttcttttggttcGGGGGAGGACAGTATAACAATTATTGAATGactataagaaaatgattgatacatataaatgaatttagatgggaataaaataaatttaagaatggaataaaagttttgaaaaaaaaaataattttagtatattgttccaatgaaattgaattaaatttttttaaattactcaTTTATCTATTTGgtaagtaataaaatttaaaaataattaaaaaaagtcttgttacatgaaaaaatatttggaaatgctaaattacttataaatttataacatgtctttttggatgtttttttatatatttaatttttataattatttattatttacatattgaAAATACATAATGCAACAATATGGTATATATgctttatataatattttttacttatattaatatttgatgatgCGTATAAAGATGTAACtaactttatattatatttaacaaaatattcagactttatattatttatattttgataacacatatttaaatattttatattcatattcattatatttaatatatctaaaataatatataattttgtgacTACAATATTtgcaactataattttatcaaaaattatttaggtaatataaaaaaaataatctttggGAATAGCTAAATCAtgggtaaaagaaaaatgcctaatctcataattatagGGACGAATGGATATTCCTAAATGAAGGAGTATCCAATTCATAACATATTCCTTTCATTCCAATCATATCACAAGAGTTTTCCACCACAGTGATTCAGAGTTCCTTTATGAAAACAAATGggttcataattataaatattttttttattatttaaaaaattacaattatcacTCTAATTTTAACACTCATCTAACAATGGGTACATCATGTTAGCTCGTATCAATTagatttctatttaatttttatgttgaacTGTCGAAAAgatctttttgaatttgaatcataattttatatacttttaaaaacttttaaaatatttttatggactaatatgttctatgaattatttattttgtccgtctttaattttttttttacatcttTTGACATGTTttgtctgtttttttttttaaaaaaaaaaaagcaaggataaaatattaaattttacattgccgtttaaaaactatataattatataattattttttatttgatgggaTAGGTAGTTGTAGTTTcccaataaaaatatctaataagAGGATTTTGGCTCAAAATCTTATAACTTCAATAGAGGTAGGTTCGcattaaatcaattacattacaaatttaatagtGCATATCATTTCTCGTTCTATTTAAACTATACGCCATCAATATATAACAAGTAAAACATTATCACTGTGTGAGTAACTTGATTTGTTTTATCAATCCAATTTGAACTAGGATTTCccataaaaataacataattgattGATGATTTGGAAAAGTAgtatttagtcctataaattaagctttttttttattttattttttttatttattgattatttcaaattgcatcccataattaaaattttcttatttttaatgcTCATATGACTTTTCGTCCAATAATTAACGGAGAAGTCACTGATCCATTAGTTCAAATTAACAAGTGATTTCTCTACGACACCTGTTCGGGTCTTTTGTTGTAAGGGGGTAGTactctttttttatgatttgactAGAAATTTTAGGGAGGTAGCTCTCCCCATTGTAACTATATTGTGCgttttaatatagaaggatTGGGGACTCCGAAAAGCTCCCCCACCTCCAGGtggtttttgttaaaaaaaataaaaataaaataacaagtGATTGATTAACGGCCCCGTGGCTTCTCGTCTAATTAGTGGATACAAAACTCGCATGAGGACTAACGTAAGAAAGTCATAATAAATGgaactaaataataaaaaaaaatcccaacatataggacaaaaaatacgaTTTCCCCATTATATTTTGCAGGATTAATACTGCTGATTCCTGAACAGAGTTTCCTGTTGAGATACTGACCGAACACATTCCATGTCATCATATGCatttaattacagaaaatcAGGCACATCATTCTGCATATTCTACTACGAGTTTCCATTTATTGCTAACTACATATTTATGCCCCGGCCTGCTTGCTTGCCATTTCAGTCAGGTTGTAGCACATGGATTTCTAGTCGTCGGCAAGTTTCCATCGTAAGTGCACTGTGGGAGACCTGGATTCCTCACGAGCCTGGGGCCGGTGGGCACGGTGGTAGTTTTGGGACGAATATCCTGCACGTTGACAACTATGATTTCTAGTGAAAGTAAACGTATAGtcttatatttgaaattgtaGTGCTCGAGACAACGGTGCTTTTTGTATAGAAGTTGTCGCTATGAGTTTCACTATTATATCGGTAACGTTTGCATCGGAAGAAATTAGTACATCTGTATTACCTGATCGAATATAGCCACTGGAATTGCAAGGGTGGCAACCGCGTTTGGGGCGTCCACTATGCCTGAAATCCTTCCTTCGCAAGGGCAGCATGAGAGGAGAAGGTAGACCTGATTCACCGTTATGTCATTGGAGCTGTTACTGTGATGTTACAAAGTTTTGGAAGGTCTGCTTAATTGTGAGAGAAACTGAAAACAGGGGATTTCTCAGACCTGTTCCTTAGAGTACCCGAATCTGGAAATATAGTCGATAGCATTGAGCACCGCACGCTTGTAAGCAACACTAGCATCAAGATAATGTTGTCGTCCACTCTCATCGACGCTAATGCCCTCAAAAACTAACCATTCTGAGAATCTTGGCTCGACAGGCCCGATCTCAAAGATCGGATTCACGTGTAATGGAGTCGGCCCCATTGGCGTCAAGTACTTCTTCATGCCGTCCCTAATGATTTCGCACCTGGTATTTGAACTTAATTAGTCTAGATTAGCAATGACGTGGACTGAAGATGAGGATGAGCTGTGTAACTTACTTGAGCTCCAGAAAACCACTCATCTCGATCGCCCCACAAAACGCCACTTCACCGTCACCTTGTGAGAAATGCATATCCCCGGTACTAAGATTCGCTCCGTCCACAAACACCGGCAGGTACACTTTTGAACCTCGGCTGAGGTTCTTGATGTCGCAGTTTCCTCCATTTTCTCTTCCAGGAATCGTCCTTGCCGCCTCCCTGGCTATTCTTTCCCACTCTGGAGTTCCTTCCTTAATCTACAAACACTATAAGTCATCAAAGCAATCGTGTTTTGTTTTCCAATTCTCTCTTCGCACACAAATTCAGCTGTTAGAAAAAGGACATTTTGACACAAgctataattacataattatttcaagaTATCAATCAGTATTTCAATATATCCTCAATGACATTCGAATTGCAGACAGACGACAATGAAACAATAAACTATAACAAACtcataaaatgaaagaaatactTATACGTCTGGTGATCAGTCCATGAACACACACCTTGCCAAGAACGCAGCCCTTTGTCGACGGGAGGTTTGCAAGCGGACGTGAATGCAACACCTCACATAGTTTTAGAGACTGAAGACCGGTTTCTTCGAGTTCCCTTTCCCTCTCGTTCCATATATTCAGCAATTCCATTGAAGGTGCAGTTCCAACTATTCCAGGGTGTGTCAAGCCCGGAAATCTCACCCCTATATGATCAAGACAACTTGGTATACAATTAGCTGTTTCGATAACTTTACAAAGGATTAGCAGTTCATCATGCAAGCACGTAACAACTTACCAGGTATATGAGGAGAATAGGCATATATTCCTTCAAAATACCATATAGCTTTCGTTGCACGAGGGAAATGGTCCGTAAGAAATCCACCACCGTTTTCCCTGTCGAAGATTGCTGTAAAACCCCATTCATCTCCCGGTAGAGGGCCCAAATTGCATATTTCGACAGCTAGAAGATCACCTGGCTTGGCCGGATTCCCTTCCGTGTCGACCACGCTAATAGGTCCACTAAGATAATGCACCTGACATAACATgtagaaaaaaatacttacaGAAAGATAATGCAAAGATCTACATTATTCAAAGGGTTCTTTTTGCTTGTTTCTTATAtcataggggtaaattgcaagtTTTCCCAATTTCTACTGTTACATATGTATTTAGgaattgtaaaattacaatgttACCCATGTAAGAAAAGATGTAAGTACAGTATACTTCACATCTTTTCTATGTTATTACAACTTGCATATGCAAGAAAACGTAGTTGTACTTACAGTTGACAGGTCTAAGGTTTTAACATCAACTGCATGGTTATCATCTGAAATTGCTCCTCCGGTCCAATCAACCATCTCCACCCTGAAAACCTCACCGGTTTTCACCTCCCCCACCGGCGGTATCTCCGGGTGCCACCGGTTGTGGAGCGGTGGTTCTTGCAGCCACGGCGGCTGCTTTAGGTTGACTGGAGCTATTAATCTTGGAGTTGGAGGGGCCATGATTTATCTAGAGATTCTCAAGCTCTGCTCTTGTAATTCCACTCTATCACTATTGTTCTAAGAGGAGATTTTAACATGGAAGTTTTGAATCATGTTAGCTATGTAGAATGGTGAAGTCTGATTTAGACAAGTTTACTAGGTGACAAGTGAAAGAGGGCAACTTTTTCCAATGGTCCCAAGTTGTCGTTGTAGCCTATAGTCGGCAGGCAATAATTAAGTTTTGGTAGTTCTCATGTCATTATGCAGCATCAATTGTggtcatttttaatttagtgcatttattacaattttttcatatcaaatctgaaatattttttacttttagttctcAAATGCATTTTCTGTCCAATAATTAACAAAGTCATTAACAGTCTCACGttgctacaaaaaaatacaatatttaaccatggttaattatcatagttaaaagcaaaatagccgtagcaaatagtcattgaccaCGGTCATGCAACGGTTGTTGGCCGTGGTATCTGCTACAGTGGCTaaacatttgtcatggctTGGCTAAAaaccatgacaaataatttttttttttttgtggaaaatctatattttttatcgattttatttaatcgtagttaataaaatttatttatcaagaTTTTTAGTCTATAACTATTAACATTGTAGTCAGtagatatttttcttttagtgcatgcatatatttctattaattattttaaaaaaaatgtatgtgggggctaaaattgaattttttttttaagtttatcgAAGTTAATGTAGAAAATTTTGTAgcaaataaaactaaatagaaaaagaaagccctaaaatataaaaataaaaatgcaaaatttcataGATCGAcgaagaaaatatacattttgaTTGTGATGTCTGAATCTGAACGACATTTGTCTTATGCTTATCTCCTTTGACTAGTGAAATT from Sesamum indicum cultivar Zhongzhi No. 13 linkage group LG3, S_indicum_v1.0, whole genome shotgun sequence harbors:
- the LOC105158599 gene encoding casein kinase II subunit alpha-2; protein product: MAVRPLQFIVYRHHCSAVTSLLRHIATRPPVVSFPRNSQKIHHYQQREKPPQAQQQQLSSISRRPAVSVPETMAQKIGKAVRRPGAASKARVYQNINVIRPKEYWDYESLTVQWGEQDDYEVVRKVGRGKYSEVFEGIHTITNEKCIIKILKPVKKKKIKREIKILQNLCGAPNIVKLLDIVRDQQSKTPSLIFEHVNNTDFKVLYPTLSDFDIRYYIYELLKALDYCHSQGIMHRDVKPHNVMIDHEQRKLRLIDWGLAEFYHPGQEYNVRVASRYFKGPELLVDLQDYDYSLDLWSLGCMFAGMIFRKEPFFYGHDNYDQLVKIAKVLGTDELNAYLNKYHLELDSHLAALVGRHSRKPWTKFINADNQHLAVPEAIDFVDKLLRYDHQERPTAKEAMAHPYFYPVRNAENRRNRGQ
- the LOC105158600 gene encoding uncharacterized protein LOC105158600 isoform X2, translated to MAPPTPRLIAPVNLKQPPWLQEPPLHNRWHPEIPPVGEVKTGEVFRVEMVDWTGGAISDDNHAVDVKTLDLSTVHYLSGPISVVDTEGNPAKPGDLLAVEICNLGPLPGDEWGFTAIFDRENGGGFLTDHFPRATKAIWYFEGIYAYSPHIPGVRFPGLTHPGIVGTAPSMELLNIWNERERELEETGLQSLKLCEVLHSRPLANLPSTKGCVLGKIKEGTPEWERIAREAARTIPGRENGGNCDIKNLSRGSKVYLPVFVDGANLSTGDMHFSQGDGEVAFCGAIEMSGFLELKCEIIRDGMKKYLTPMGPTPLHVNPIFEIGPVEPRFSEWLVFEGISVDESGRQHYLDASVAYKRAVLNAIDYISRFGYSKEQVYLLLSCCPCEGRISGIVDAPNAVATLAIPVAIFDQDIRPKTTTVPTGPRLVRNPGLPQCTYDGNLPTTRNPCATT
- the LOC105158600 gene encoding uncharacterized protein LOC105158600 isoform X1, translating into MGSDRHGARVVVPIDVKKKPWEQQLPLHNRWHPAIPPVAEVCTGELFRVEMVDFSGGGITKDYTAQDIKFADPSIVHYLSGPISVVDTEGNPAKPGDLLAVEICNLGPLPGDEWGFTAIFDRENGGGFLTDHFPRATKAIWYFEGIYAYSPHIPGVRFPGLTHPGIVGTAPSMELLNIWNERERELEETGLQSLKLCEVLHSRPLANLPSTKGCVLGKIKEGTPEWERIAREAARTIPGRENGGNCDIKNLSRGSKVYLPVFVDGANLSTGDMHFSQGDGEVAFCGAIEMSGFLELKCEIIRDGMKKYLTPMGPTPLHVNPIFEIGPVEPRFSEWLVFEGISVDESGRQHYLDASVAYKRAVLNAIDYISRFGYSKEQVYLLLSCCPCEGRISGIVDAPNAVATLAIPVAIFDQDIRPKTTTVPTGPRLVRNPGLPQCTYDGNLPTTRNPCATT